A region of the Candidatus Bathyarchaeia archaeon genome:
ATCCCGAGGTCCCGACGAAGGATTCCATCGCTCGATCATCAAAAGCCGCCTTGGTTAAAAAACATGGGGGGCTGAGGCATGGGGCCCCTTCTTTTCGGGGCCGATGCCCGAAGCCCATTGGCATTTGGAACAGGATGTTCAAGGGTTAAAAACTTTAAAAGTCCAACGGCGCCTTCATGCGCCAGATCGGTCGAGCCTCATGAGCGAGGAGGAGGTAGTGGCCATAATAAGGCGGAGGCCCGATGCCATAATCGAGGCGTTGGGGAGCCGACCGGAGCTATTGGCCGGCCGCACCATGGGATAGGTTCGCCACGAAGGAGGACGTGAGGATGATCCTCGAGGCCATGGAGAAGCGGTTCGAGGACCTAAGGGCATATAGCGATAGGAGGTTCGAGGCCATGGAGAGGCGCTTCGAGGACCTGATGGCCTATAGCGATAAGAGATTTGAAGATATGAACAAGCGCTTCGAGGCGATGGATAAGAGGTTCGAGGATTTGATGGCCTATAGCGATAAGAGATTTGAAGATATGAACAAGCGCTTCGAGGCGATCGATAAGCGCTTCGATGATATAAATCGCAGGTTCGAGGACCTGAGGTATTACATTGATAAGCGAATCGGGATCGTCGAGAGGCTCCTGGTCGGGTTCAATATACCCATATTGATAGCGGTCCTAGCGACCGCCCTCAAGGCCTTCTTGGGCTAGGGGCCATCCAGCGGCCCCAAGAGCTTCATTACATCCAGCGCCGTTTCAACCGATTCTCGCGCGCCGCGATCGCGGGGGCGGAGCCCATCGGCCCGGGTTTAGGATCGCGAGTTGGCTATGCTCGAATAGGATGTCCAAGGCCCTCCTCAGCCCGGCCCGCTCCGGGGGCCGATACCTCCTCAGCCCCGGGTACATCCGGCGCAGGATCTCCCATTCGCCGACCCTCCTTCCGGCCTGTATCCTCCGCCTCCAAGCCCACGTATCCTTGAAATTGGCCAAGTTCCATAGCAGGGCCCTCAGGACCGCCAATGCCTTCCTTGGCTCGAGGATGGCGAAGCCCGCGATCATCAATAGGCTGAAGAGGAGGTAATTCCTTAGGGCCCAAGCCAGCGATCGGCCGCAATTCTTCAGGATCGCCCTTAGGAGGTTCCTATGGCAATAATAGAGCTTCTCAGGGCTTATGGCCCTATGGCCCGCCGTCCCGGAGAAGTAATGGGCGACCTTCGCCATCGGGGCGTAGGCTATCCGATGGCCCAAGAGCCTTAGCCTCCAGGAGAGGTCCGCGTCCTCCGCGTATAGGAAGAACTTCCCGTCGAATCCACCGGCCTTTATAAACGCATCGTGCCTTATCAGCGCGGCTCCGCCGCAGAATGCAAAGGGCTCGAACCCGGGGCCGTCGTATTGGCCCCGATCGGGCTCCCCGCGGCCTATGTCGACGAATCCCCTCCAAAAGGGTATCCCCATCCCCCCAACCGAGTCCAAGCGGGCCGGATCCTCCATCGAGACGAGCTTGCAGGCCACCGCCGCTATGCTCCGATCCCTCGAGGCCGCATCGACTAAATGCCTCACCCAGCCCGGCTCGAGGACCTCCGTATCGGTATTGAGGAGGGCGACGAACTCCGCGTCGATCGCCCTTATGGCTCTGTTATAGCCCTCAGCGAAGCCTAAGTTCCGGCCGTTCGCAACGATCTCGACGGATGGAAAATTTTTCCTGACGTATTCTATGGAGCCATCCGAGCTCCCGTTGTCGATGAGGCATATCTCCAAGTTCGGGTAATCGGTTCTGAGGGCGCTGGATAGGCATGCCGGGAGCCATTTTAGGCCGTTGTAATTGAGTATCAGGACGGAGACCTTGGGCGGTCGTCCCGATCCCAAGGCCGGATCGGTCCTATCGGCCCTGGGCCCTTCGGGCATATTCCTCCACCACCGCCCCGGCCTCCCCGAAGCCCGCGACTTCGCCTCCGAGGAGGAATAGGCCCTTATCGCAGAACTCCTTTACTAGGTCGAGGGCGTGGGATACGAGGACTATGGTCTTCCCTTCCGCCCTGAACTCCCTGAACTTATCGAGGCATTTGCGCTGGAACTCCATATCCCCGACCGCCAGCGCCTCGTCCACGAGGAATACATCCGGGTTCGTTTCAATGGCGACGGAGAAGCCGAGCCTCATCTGCATCCCCGATGATAGGTTCTTCAGCTTTGCGTCCCTGAACCTCTCCAATCCCGAGAATTGGAGGATCGAATCCATCCGCCCCTTCACATAGCTGTTCCTCAAGCCCATTATCGAGCCGTATACTAAGACGTTCTCCCTGACGCTCAAATCGGGATGGAACCCTACGCCGAGCTCTAGGATCGGCGCCACCCTACCCTTGACCTCGACCCTGCCCCTATCGGGCCTGAGGATCCTCGCCATTACCTTGAGGAGGGTGCTCTTCCCGCTCCCATTGGGCCCCACTATGCCCAGCGATTCGCCCTCCCGAAGGGAGAAGCTGACGTCCCTCAGGGCCCAGAACTCCTCATATGAGAACGGCCTGCCGCCCAGGATCCCCGCTAGAGCGTCGAGGATCGTATTCCTCCTCTCATGCGGTATCCTGAACCTCTTCCAAAGGCCCTCGACCCTTATGGCATCGGAGCCGCCCATGGGGATCAAACCTCCTCGGCGAATCTAGGCTCGAGCTTGGAGAAGGCGATGGCCCCAAGGGCCAGCAAAAGGATGGCCTCCAAGAGCGGTATCCCAAAATCCGCCGGCTCGGGGAGAGAGCCCAAGTAGAAGATCTTCCTAGCGCATTGGACGATCCTAGCCATCGGGTTCAAAAGGTATAGGCCCAAGTACCTTCCCGGTATCAGGTCGGCGCTGTAGAAGATCGGCGTCAGGAAGAAGCCCGCTTGGAGGGCTATGTCCCAAACCTGGTGGACGTCCCTATAGTAAACGTTCAGGGCCGAGAGCGGTAGGGAGATGGCGAAGATCAGGAGGAACTCCAGGGCCAAGATCAGGGGCAGCAGGAGGGCGGAGGGGGAGGGGCGCATGCCCAAGAGGGCCATCAGGGGCAGGAGGGCTAGGAACTCGAGCAAGGAGCCCAAGAGGTTGGCGAGGTTGCTCGATAGGATTAGGAGCCATCTTGGGAAGTAGACCTTGGAGACCAAGGGGGCGTTGTTGAGCACGGACCAAAGCGCCATCGAGGTCCCTATCGAGAAGAACCTCCAAGCCAATAGGGCGGGGAGGAGGAAGAGGGGGAAGTTCTCTATGCCCGACCTCAGCAGGGTCGAGAAGACGAGCGTCATTATGCCCATCATGGCCAAGGGGTTCAGGAGCGACCAAGCGAAGCCTAAGGCCGAGTTCCTATAGCGGAGCTTGAAGTCCTTCGCCGTCAGGGCCTTCACGAGTTCCCAATAGGGCGGCAAGGGCATCGGGGCCCGAAAGGGCCGATGGGGGATTATAAAAATTATCTGCTCGGGGCATGGGGGCGGATGGGCCATGATGCTCCATAAGGGGATCAAACGAGGAGGCGCTTGATGCGCTTCTATAGGGCCCTCAGCCCTCAGATCTTCGAGCCCCACTTGGCAATCGCGAGGGCGGGTTCGAGGGGATGGGTTTTTCAGTCCCTCGTCGCGATGCGTCGAGACATTAAAATTCAGATCCCTAAGGCCCGATTATCTTTTAATCTCTTTAGCCTTTTGAAATCCTCATCGAATGTGGGCTATATTCGATATCCCGTTTACCCCGCAAGCCGCTATGCTGTTGCAGTCGGTGAGGCTGAATGCTATGAACCTATTCCCTCCACCCACCCCTATGGAATCCGGCTCCATGAGGGTTCTTTTCTATAAGCTCGTCGGACAATTCCTTGGCCATGATCTTGCGCCTCACGCTTTCCTTCGCATAGCGCCATAAGCCCGCCATCGATATTCCAAGGCCATGGGGGCATATTTAAGAGCCCATAATCTCCCCTGATCGATTCTTTGCGCCCCTTTCGCCGAAATTCCAATTTCTTTGATTTTATTTGATTTTATTTGATTCCAATTTCTTTGATTTTCTTTGATTTTATTTGATTTTTCTGGCCGAGATGGGGCCGGAAATTGGCTCCATTTTGCCCGAATTTGATTTATTTGATTTCGTTTGATTTCAATCAAGATTTCAAAAAGGGCCCTTTTCGAGACCCCTCCCCCCTATAGGGGGGTTCGGCGTTATAATAGCGCCGTTATAGAGGGGCCCCAAGCCCCCGGTGGGCGCGTGTCATATTAGGGCCGCCGCTTCCCCAAAAGCCATTTCGAACGGGGCTCATGGATCGCGAGCGCATTGCTACGGCCGCCATTGGAAACGCCCTCGAGAGCGAGGGGTCCGCCGAGGGGCTCGGCCATGGGCCTTGAGGGCGGAGCCCCACAAGGCTTAAATAAATTGGGCCCGATGCCGGCCCGGCGATCCGATTGGCCAAGAGGGTGGCCGAGAAGGCCCCGAGCTGGATTTCAAGGATATTGTTGCCCGAGATCAGGGCGATAGTCAGGGAGGAGCTCTCGAGCCAATTAAGACCCATCGAGGCGAAGCTTTTGGCCCTTGAATCGAAGATCGATGAAAGGTTCGGGGCGTTGGAGGCGAGGATATCGGCCCTCAATTCCAAGATAGATGAGAGGATGCGGCCCTAAGGACCGAGATGATCGCTAGGTTCGACTCGATCGAGAGGAGGCTGCCCCTAATCGAGAGGATGGCCCAGATAGAGGCGAGGATGGAGAGGCTCGAGAGGCAGATGGGGATCCATTGATCGGGGCGGGCCGGGGATTCAAAATGGGCTCCTCCGGGGACCCCCTCGGCATCTCCAATCCCTCCAAGCGCTTATCGTAGGAAACTAAGGATTCGGCCCTCAAAGACGGCGCCGCCGGGCATTGGATCGCGCGGTCCATATCCAAGCCCTTCCCCAACGCCGCCCCGACGGCCCTTGCCTCGAGGGGGAGGCGGTGGGGGAATATCCGCAAGCCCTTATGCGCAGCGAGGCTCGAGAGGAAGGCCCTCCGCGAGCCTCCCGAGGGCGTCCATGACGGCCATTATCGAATGGATGCTGAAATCCGCCAGCGCGCCCTCCTCATCGCCATCCCCGATCCTCCGCAGGAACCCCTTGCAGCCCTCCTCCCCCTCCCGGCCAGCAGGGCCTCCAGGAATGTTAGCGTCCATCAGGCGCAAACGCCCCTCAAGCCCCGAAGCTCCCTAGCCCGATGCCGCAGCTCGACCGGAAACCTTTAAGGCCGGCTGGGCCCTGTTGCCCATCGATGGGAATGGGCGAGGAGGAGGTAGTGGCCATAATAAGGCGGAGGCCCGATGCCATAATCGAGGCGTTGGGGAGCCGACCGGAGCTATTGGCCGGCCTCATGCTCAAGCTCGCCCCATGGGATCGCTTCGCCACGAAGGAGGACGTGAGGATGATCCTCGAGGCCATGGATAAGAGGTTCGAGGACCTAAGGGCATATAGCGATAAGAGATTTGAAGATATGAACAAGCGCTTCGATGATATAAATCGCAGGTTCGAGGATATGAGGTATTACATTGATAAGCGAATCGGGATCGTCGAGAGGCTCCTGGTCGGGTTCAATATACCCATATTGATAGCGGTATTGGCGGCGGCGCTTAAGGCCTTCTTGGGCTAGGGGCCCCATGCCCATTCTTCATTGCCCATCGCCGAAGAACGGTGCTTCATTGGGGCTCGCTAGGCCCGCCGCTCGCCGCGGACCGCCCTAAAGGCTTAATGGGGCATCGTATGAGCCTTAGGGAGGCCCCATGCGGGGCACGAGCTTGCTCAAGCAGGGGTTTGGAAGATCGGCTAAAGGGGCGGCACTTAATTTCCGCAAAGCAAGCCTTCGGCGACGATGGCATTGGGAAGGGGCAACAGACCCGCCCATCATCCAAAAGCCATTCCGCATGCCCTCACTTACGCCTCCATCATATCGAACCCCTCGGTTGGGCCGAGCCAGCCTAAAGCCCATTGAGTTGACCGCGGCGATGATTATGCAAGCAGCATTCGCTAAACCCTTTTTGGAGGGAAACATTATTACGACCTAAAAGGTTTGATGTAAGTCGATGATCCCCAAGAGGGCCTTGGCGGCATTGCGCTCCATCATAAATGCCATCGAGGGCCTTCTCCAACGAGCCGCCGCGAGGGATGGCGGATCCGGAGGGGTCTCGGATCGCCACCTGGATCCCCAACCCTTTGGAGCGAACCTATCGGGATATTTCACGGGCAGGTTTGGGATCGCAGCGAGCTCGAGGGCATTCGCCAATGCCTTGAAATTGGCGGGCATACCACATGTTTTGAACAATCTGGTAGCCCCATCCCATGGGGAAAGGGTCCCTTTCCCGGAACGGTTCAGCAAGGAAAACCCCTATGCGATAAACTTGATCCACGCAAACGTAGACATGACCGAATGGTTCCTTCGAAAGATGGGCAGGAAATATTTTCGAAATAAATACAATATCGGCATATGGTATTGGGAGGTCTCCGGATTCCCGGAGAGGTTGAGGCCCGCGTTCGGGCCATACGACGAGATCTGGGTCACCAGCTCCTTCACCGCTGGCGCGTTATCGAGGGTTTCCCCGATCCCCGTCGTCAAGGTCCCTTACCCGCTGTATTTGAACGAGGGGTTGATTGAAGATAGGCCCAGGAGGCTACTGGGGCTCCCTGATGATGCCTTCATATTCTTATTCATGTTCGATTTCCAAAGCGTCTTCGAGAGGAAGAACCCGCTGGCCGTATTGGAGGCGTTCAGGAGGGCCTTCGGGGGAGGCGGGGAGGCCATGCTCGTGATCAATTGCATAAATTCCAAAGCCGATCCCCCCTCCCATAGGGCCTTGATGAGGAGCGCCAGCGGGCTGAATGCGAGGATAATCGATGGCCATTTATCGGATAAATCCTACCTCAACCTGCTATCCGCATGCGATTGCTATATCTCCCTCCATAGGTCCGAGGGATTCGGCCTAATAATGGCGGAGGCCATGTATTTGGGGAAGCCCGTGATAGCCACCGGATATTCGGGCAACATGGATTTCATGAATGGCGACAACAGCCTATTGGTGAGGTACGACCTCGTGGAGCTCGAGAGGGATTATGGCCCTTACGAAAAGGGGAATGTTTGGGCCGAGCCGGATGTGGGGCATGCGGCCGAGCTCATGCGATGGGTTTACGAGAACGGGGATGAGGTTGAGGGCATCGGCAGGAGGGCTTCCGAGGACGTTAGGAGACTCATGGACCCGCTCGCGGCCTCGAGGGAGATCAGGGAGCGGTTGGAGCATGCATATCGAGGATTTTGCGGCGGGGCTCGCTAGCGGAGTCGCAGGCCTACAGGAAGCCAAATGACACTTCATTCATCCATTCGAAAGTTTTTTATTCTCTCCTTCTTTTTTTTTTAAAAAAAAGCATGTCCCCATTTCCCACCGCGGTGGTGCTCTCCGGAGGCCCGGGGACAAGGCTGAAACCGCTAACGGATAACGTCCCAAAGGGCTTGGTGATCGTCGGGGGCAAGGCATTGCTCGATTGGATCCTCGAATGGCTCAGCGACTCCGGCGTCCGCAGGGTCGTGATGGGCGTCGCGCATCTGAAGGAGAAGATCATGGATCACGTCGGCGATGGCTCCAAGTACGGCCTCGAGGTCGAATATAGCGTCCATACGGTCGAGGGGGGAACCGCCGAAGGCTTCAGGCTGGCCATCCAAAGGCATGTCGACGACGAGGATTTCTTCGCCATGAACGGGGATCAGATAGTGGACCTATCCCTCGATAGGCTGGCCGAGTTCCACATGGCCCACCGCCCAATCGCCACGATAGTCGGCGGCCGCGCCCGCTGCGCCTTCGGGCACCTATTAAGGGATGATCGCGGCAATCTGAGCGGCTTCTTGGAGAAGCCGTTATGCAACCACGCCCTGATCAGCACCGGGATTTACGCCTTCAATAAGCGGATCCTCGAATATATGCCCGAGAGGGGCGATATAGAGGAGGCCGTTTTTCCGGAGCTGGCCAAGAGGGGGCTGGCGAAGATCTTCCCGTTCGAGGGCAAGTTCCTGACGGTAAATACTTTAAAGGACCTGATGGAGGCAAATGAGGAGATGGAGGCCCGGCCGAGTTGGCGAACGTCCTGATAACCGGCTGCACGGGCTTCATCGGATCGAATTTGGCAATAAGGCTGGTCGAAAGGGGCTATCGGGTCTATGGCCTCATAAGGCATACGAGCCGGGGCGGGCTCGAGGCCCTGAGGCCCGTCATGGATAGGATCAGGTTCGTTGAGGGGGATCTTTGCGAATTCCATTCGCTCCTCTCGGCGATAGAGGCATCGAACCCCCAATTCGTGATCCATTTGGCGGCCCTGACGCCCGTCAGGCTGAGCTATGAGGATCCATTCCCGTTCCTGAGGACGAACTTCCTGGGCACCTGCAACCTGGTCCACGCGATCCTGAAGGGGGCCCCGGAGGCGAGGCTGATAGCGGCCTCCACGGCGGAGGTCTATGGATGGCAGGGGAACGAGCCGATCAAGGAGGATGCCAGGCTCCGCCCTTCGTCGCCCTACGGCGTTTCGAAGGCTGCCGCCGACGAGTACATCCAGATGGCCATGAGGGTTTATGGTTTGAGGGCCACCGTCCTGAGGTGCAACAATACCTATGGGAGGAGGGGGGAGCGGGGCTTCTTGGTGGAGTACCTCATAACCTCCATGCTCGATGGCGGCCCGGTATACGTTGGGGCGCCGAATCACGTGAGGGATTACATGTGGGTCGATGACCACGTGAACGCCTATCTCCTGAGCATGGAGAAGGAAGAGGCGGAGGGGGAGGTATTCAACGTTTCGCCCGGGAACCCCATTTCGAACATCGAGCTGGCCAAGAAGTTGGCCGAGATCCTCCAATACAAGGGCCGGATCGTGAAGGGGTCCTATCCGCCCGGGTATCCGATGCGCCCGGCGAAGCTGGATACGGAGTACATAGTGCTGGATAGCTCCAAGATAAGGGGGAAGCTCGGTTGGGCGCCCAGCGTTACCTTAGACGAGGGGTTGGCCATGACGGTGGATTATTGGAAAACGCGGAAGTGAGGAGCGGAGTTGAAATTTCTGATATTGAAGCCTATTTTGCTCTGCGGATTGATTGCGTTAGCCCGAACCTTTCGTAAAATTCAAGATCCTCTCTCCCAATAGGCGAATTCGATGGATCCTGAGGAGATTGATCCAGCAAAAGTGATGAGGGAGATTAGAGAGGCTGTTCGAAGAGCCTATAGCTCTAGGAAGAATTCCATGGGACTTTATTGTCCAGATGTGGCTTTAGATTTTGATATAAGGGTAAAAAAGGATCTGAAAACAAATAAGCCCCTTAAACCTCTTGTTCTAAAAATTCGTAAAATACTTCAGGGCGAGGTGCAATGGTATGTTGATCCAATCGTGGAAAGGCAGATTGAGTTCAATTCAAAGTTGGTTACAATTCTTAGAAACATGGACGAGCTCATCAGGGGTCTCAAGCTCGATTTGGAGGGCGTGAAGGAGTCCCTGAAAATGATGTGTGACAGGATTGAGCTTTTGAGTGCGCGTTTTGATAAACTTATCGATAAATTTTCAAGATCTGGAAAATTCAAACCGGATTGGTTGGACAAGCTTGATATCTTAAAAGCCGCTTATGGTTATAACCCCCCATCTAGCGAACGCTTTACAGAATATTTGTGGGTTGCACGTAATCTCATAAAGAGGGGCCGTATATTGGATGTGGGTTGTACCGAAAGTCTCCTTCCTCAAATGCTTGCCGAGTTTCCTGAGCTTGAAGTATATGGTATTGATATAAGACCTTATGAGAATGGCATCAACGTAAGGCCAAAATTCAAGTTCTTCCAAGAAGATGCCTTACACACACATTTTCCGAATGAATTCTTCGACCAAATATTGGCGATATCCAGCATCGAGCATTTCGGACTTAAATGGTATGGAAACGAGAAGCTAGATCCGGAGGCTGACAAAAAGGCAATGAAAGAGATGCATAGGATACTCAAACGCAACGGGAGCATCCTCGTGACGGTCCCATTTGGAGTGGGGGAGGGCCGATTTTACAGAGTTTATAATAAACGCACTCTTGAGGATTTATTTAAGGGATTCCGAATCGAGAAGTGTGAATTTTTCGTTTTAAAAGGTCACATGTGGATGAAAAGCGATTTGGAAGATGCAAGTAAGATGGATGGGAGCGAAAAAGTTACTTCGATTGCTTGTATAAAAGCTGTGCGAGAATTACCGCATAGTATTTCTAGTTAAGGTGGAAAACATTATGAAAATAGCGATCGATATCCAGCCTCTATATACTGAATCAAGGAATCACGGAATTGGCAGATATGCCTACAATATTGTTGAATCCCTTTTAAAGATTGATAACAAAAATCAGTATTTTCTCGTTGGAAGAGCCAATCCAAATTATCCAGAGGTAAAATTTCTTGGCAACTATAAACAAATTCTCATAGATCTAGGCGACGGTCCTGACTTAACTGATGAAAAAACAATAGAAATTTATTCTAAAAAGGTCAGAGAGATAATCAAGCAATATGATATCGACGTGTACCATCTAGTAAGCGGAATGACGCCTGATGTAATCTTCCCGGATCCCCCCCCGAGAAATCTGGTAGTTACAGTCTATGATCTAATCCCAGTAATCCTTGACTATTTTAGTAAATGGCCACCAAAAATTTCAGTCGATTATATGAAGAAAATGAACTTACTAAAAAGATTTGCTAAAAAGATAATTGCGATATCAAACAATACGAAACAAGACATAATCAAATATCTAGATGTTCCAAGAGAAAGAATAGAAACGATATATCCCGGAGTAGATCCCAAATTTAGATACTTTAAGGAACCTAAAAAGTTTGAAGATAACGGATATATCCTTTATATAGGTGGGTATGAGTATAGAAAGAACATTCAAAGGCTCATCCAAGCGTACGGGAAACTTCCCGACGCTCTTAAAGAGAGATACAATCTAGTTCTCGACATAGTTCCCCCTGATGCAGTTATAAACGAGCTGAATGATCTATGCCTTTTCCATGGGGTAAGCAATAAGGTGAAATATGTTCATCCGAATGATGAAGAATTGGTTGATCTTTATAAAGGGGCCTCCTTGTTAGTTTATCCATCGCTTTATGAGGGGTTTGGCCTCCCCATACTCGAAGCAATGGCCAGTGGGGTCCCAGTGGTGTGTTCCAATACATCTTCCATGCCGGAGGTGGCTGGAGACAGCGCTTTGCTGGCGAATCCTTACGACCCGAATGATATTGCTCGCAAGATTGAAACCGTTTTAATTAATGAGAAAATCAGAGAGGAGCTCGTTCGAAAGGGGTTGGAAAGATCTAGACTTTTCGATTGGAAGACTTGCGCCAATCGAACCATCGCGGTATACGACAAGCTTGTGTCGAATTCTTCAGATGCTAAAGAAAACGCGAGTAGGAAATATCGCATCGCTTTCTTCTCTCCGCTCAATCCTCAGCCATCCGGAATATCGGACTATAGCGAGGAACTACTAGGATATCTGAAGAACTATTTTGAGATAGATGTTTTTGTTGATGGAATCGTCCCAACCAATAAAGAAATTGTTAATTCATTCTCAATTTATGATTTGTCGGAATTTGAATCGCGATGTGATAAGTACG
Encoded here:
- a CDS encoding glycosyltransferase family 2 protein — translated: MPEGPRADRTDPALGSGRPPKVSVLILNYNGLKWLPACLSSALRTDYPNLEICLIDNGSSDGSIEYVRKNFPSVEIVANGRNLGFAEGYNRAIRAIDAEFVALLNTDTEVLEPGWVRHLVDAASRDRSIAAVACKLVSMEDPARLDSVGGMGIPFWRGFVDIGRGEPDRGQYDGPGFEPFAFCGGAALIRHDAFIKAGGFDGKFFLYAEDADLSWRLRLLGHRIAYAPMAKVAHYFSGTAGHRAISPEKLYYCHRNLLRAILKNCGRSLAWALRNYLLFSLLMIAGFAILEPRKALAVLRALLWNLANFKDTWAWRRRIQAGRRVGEWEILRRMYPGLRRYRPPERAGLRRALDILFEHSQLAILNPGRWAPPPRSRRARIG
- a CDS encoding ABC transporter ATP-binding protein, with amino-acid sequence MGGSDAIRVEGLWKRFRIPHERRNTILDALAGILGGRPFSYEEFWALRDVSFSLREGESLGIVGPNGSGKSTLLKVMARILRPDRGRVEVKGRVAPILELGVGFHPDLSVRENVLVYGSIMGLRNSYVKGRMDSILQFSGLERFRDAKLKNLSSGMQMRLGFSVAIETNPDVFLVDEALAVGDMEFQRKCLDKFREFRAEGKTIVLVSHALDLVKEFCDKGLFLLGGEVAGFGEAGAVVEEYARRAQGR
- a CDS encoding ABC transporter permease — protein: MPPYWELVKALTAKDFKLRYRNSALGFAWSLLNPLAMMGIMTLVFSTLLRSGIENFPLFLLPALLAWRFFSIGTSMALWSVLNNAPLVSKVYFPRWLLILSSNLANLLGSLLEFLALLPLMALLGMRPSPSALLLPLILALEFLLIFAISLPLSALNVYYRDVHQVWDIALQAGFFLTPIFYSADLIPGRYLGLYLLNPMARIVQCARKIFYLGSLPEPADFGIPLLEAILLLALGAIAFSKLEPRFAEEV
- a CDS encoding glycosyltransferase family 4 protein; its protein translation is MIPKRALAALRSIINAIEGLLQRAAARDGGSGGVSDRHLDPQPFGANLSGYFTGRFGIAASSRAFANALKLAGIPHVLNNLVAPSHGERVPFPERFSKENPYAINLIHANVDMTEWFLRKMGRKYFRNKYNIGIWYWEVSGFPERLRPAFGPYDEIWVTSSFTAGALSRVSPIPVVKVPYPLYLNEGLIEDRPRRLLGLPDDAFIFLFMFDFQSVFERKNPLAVLEAFRRAFGGGGEAMLVINCINSKADPPSHRALMRSASGLNARIIDGHLSDKSYLNLLSACDCYISLHRSEGFGLIMAEAMYLGKPVIATGYSGNMDFMNGDNSLLVRYDLVELERDYGPYEKGNVWAEPDVGHAAELMRWVYENGDEVEGIGRRASEDVRRLMDPLAASREIRERLEHAYRGFCGGAR
- a CDS encoding nucleotidyltransferase family protein, with product MVLSGGPGTRLKPLTDNVPKGLVIVGGKALLDWILEWLSDSGVRRVVMGVAHLKEKIMDHVGDGSKYGLEVEYSVHTVEGGTAEGFRLAIQRHVDDEDFFAMNGDQIVDLSLDRLAEFHMAHRPIATIVGGRARCAFGHLLRDDRGNLSGFLEKPLCNHALISTGIYAFNKRILEYMPERGDIEEAVFPELAKRGLAKIFPFEGKFLTVNTLKDLMEANEEMEARPSWRTS
- a CDS encoding GDP-mannose 4,6-dehydratase, whose translation is MANVLITGCTGFIGSNLAIRLVERGYRVYGLIRHTSRGGLEALRPVMDRIRFVEGDLCEFHSLLSAIEASNPQFVIHLAALTPVRLSYEDPFPFLRTNFLGTCNLVHAILKGAPEARLIAASTAEVYGWQGNEPIKEDARLRPSSPYGVSKAAADEYIQMAMRVYGLRATVLRCNNTYGRRGERGFLVEYLITSMLDGGPVYVGAPNHVRDYMWVDDHVNAYLLSMEKEEAEGEVFNVSPGNPISNIELAKKLAEILQYKGRIVKGSYPPGYPMRPAKLDTEYIVLDSSKIRGKLGWAPSVTLDEGLAMTVDYWKTRK
- a CDS encoding methyltransferase domain-containing protein: MDPEEIDPAKVMREIREAVRRAYSSRKNSMGLYCPDVALDFDIRVKKDLKTNKPLKPLVLKIRKILQGEVQWYVDPIVERQIEFNSKLVTILRNMDELIRGLKLDLEGVKESLKMMCDRIELLSARFDKLIDKFSRSGKFKPDWLDKLDILKAAYGYNPPSSERFTEYLWVARNLIKRGRILDVGCTESLLPQMLAEFPELEVYGIDIRPYENGINVRPKFKFFQEDALHTHFPNEFFDQILAISSIEHFGLKWYGNEKLDPEADKKAMKEMHRILKRNGSILVTVPFGVGEGRFYRVYNKRTLEDLFKGFRIEKCEFFVLKGHMWMKSDLEDASKMDGSEKVTSIACIKAVRELPHSISS
- a CDS encoding glycosyltransferase, producing MKIAIDIQPLYTESRNHGIGRYAYNIVESLLKIDNKNQYFLVGRANPNYPEVKFLGNYKQILIDLGDGPDLTDEKTIEIYSKKVREIIKQYDIDVYHLVSGMTPDVIFPDPPPRNLVVTVYDLIPVILDYFSKWPPKISVDYMKKMNLLKRFAKKIIAISNNTKQDIIKYLDVPRERIETIYPGVDPKFRYFKEPKKFEDNGYILYIGGYEYRKNIQRLIQAYGKLPDALKERYNLVLDIVPPDAVINELNDLCLFHGVSNKVKYVHPNDEELVDLYKGASLLVYPSLYEGFGLPILEAMASGVPVVCSNTSSMPEVAGDSALLANPYDPNDIARKIETVLINEKIREELVRKGLERSRLFDWKTCANRTIAVYDKLVSNSSDAKENASRKYRIAFFSPLNPQPSGISDYSEELLGYLKNYFEIDVFVDGIVPTNKEIVNSFSIYDLSEFESRCDKYDIAIYHIGNNPLHDNIYRMMQKYPGILVLHDANLHYSIYYSCFVTKKKPVFEYLEEMALSHEEAGVVEARRVIGGGYPLFQQFPLNKKALLYSLGTIVFIRVLVERLKPAARTPIVCIPYGVSSADATIERLEDEKIQLRKSYGIPNNTFMICTAGFLSFERRLDVCLKAFDKFLKVAPESKYYIVGTFIDDVVRSKLIDEINGLGLRSYVILVELPKSVRRLEDYILMSDVFINLRYPSNWAASSTLMRALAKGKPVIASRIPEFEDYPEDCVWKVDVADYEAELLFQYLKRLYEDPKLRGAMSRRALEYAKGCDWKIVASKYAEFIKRIIANKRGLV